A genomic window from Centroberyx gerrardi isolate f3 chromosome 14, fCenGer3.hap1.cur.20231027, whole genome shotgun sequence includes:
- the amt gene encoding aminomethyltransferase, mitochondrial produces MWARVLVRGGGSRLGLRASRESLRVAGCGSAGQQQQQRQASTAEAALKKTPLFDFHRQQGGKMVEFAGWSMPVQYRDSHIASHMHTREHCSIFDVSHMLQTKVHGKDRVKFMESLVVADVAELKDNQGTLSLFTTEKGGIIDDLIVTKTDQGYLYVVSNAGCADKDSAHMKARLAEFKATGLDVDLEFLDEALIAVQGPSTSRVLQAGLKDDLSKLTFMTSTLASVFGVPGCRVTRCGYTGEDGVEISVPRSRVVELTEKLLANSEVKLCGLGARDSLRLEAGLCLYGNDIDETTTPVEATLVWTIGKRRRQTKDFPGADIIVPQIKAKTARKRVGLVSTGPPVRQHTPILSPDGKVIGEVSSGCPSPCLKKNVAMGYVDAAFAKNGTAIQVEVRKKAVPAVVSKMPFVPTNYYSG; encoded by the exons ATGTGGGCTCGGGTGCTGGTTCGGGGCGGCGGGTCGCGGCTCGGGCTGCGGGCTTCCAGGGAGAGTTTGCGGGTCGCTGGATGTGGATCAgcggggcagcagcagcagcagagacaggcTTCAACTGCAGAG GCTGCCCTGAAGAAGACTCCGCTGTTTGACTTCCACAGGCAGCAGGGGGGGAAGATGGTGGAGTTTGCAGGCTGGAGTATGCCTGTCCAGTACAGAGACAGCCACATCgcctcacacatgcacaccagagAGCACTGCTCCATCTTCGACGTCAGCCACATGCTAcag aCCAAAGTCCATGGCAAAGACAGGGTGAAGTTTATGGAGTCTCTGGTAGTTGCAGATGTTGCCGAATTAAAGGACAACCAG ggtacGTTGTCTCTCTTCACcacagagaaaggagggatcatCGACGACCTCATCGTGACCAAGACAGACCAGGGTTACCTCTACGTCGTCTCCAACGCCGGCTGTGCTGACAAGGACTCCGCTCATATgaag GCCAGACTGGCAGAGTTTAAAGCAACAGGTCTTGATGTGGATCTGGAGTTTCTGGATGAAGCGCTGATTGCTGTGCAGG GTCCGTCCACGTCCCGGGTGCTGCAGGCGGGGCTGAAGGACGACCTCAGTAAGCTGACCTTCATGACCTCCACCCTGGCCTCGGTGTTCGGGGTCCCCGGCTGCAGGGTGACCCGCTGCGGGTACACCGGAGAGGACGGGGTGGAG atcTCCGTCCCTCGGTCCCGGGTGGTGGAGCtgacagagaagctgctggcCAACAGCGAGGTGAAGCTGTGTGGTCTGGGTGCCAGGGACAGTCTGAGGCTGGAGGCGGGGCTTTGTCTCTATGGCAACGACATTGATGAGACCACCACTCCCGTGGAGGCCACGCTAGTCTGGACCATAG GGAAGCGTCGGCGTCAGACCAAGGATTTCCCCGGCGCTGACATCATCGTACCGCAGATCAAAGCCAAGACAGCCAGGAAGAGAGTGGGCCTGGTGTCCACCGGACCCCCCGTGAGACAACACACACCCATACTGAGCCCCGACGGAAAGGTCATAG gtgaggtGAGCAGCGGCTGCCCCTCCCCCTGCCTGAAGAAGAACGTCGCCATGGGTTACGTGGACGCAGCGTTCGCTAAGAACGGAACCGCCATCCAGGTGGAGGTCAGGAAGAAAGCCGTGCCCGCCGTCGTCAGCAAGATGCCCTTCGTACCCACCAACTACTACTCTGGATAG
- the ifrd2 gene encoding interferon-related developmental regulator 2, which produces MPRSKKGKRGSSKPGGKNGVKGESGASDDDLASDVLSHYSSASESASVLEEGTGGEPVDEQTAQEETEDKLKQCIDNLMDKSAKTRLAALESLRQAFSSRVLYDFLIERRLTISDCLERSLKKGGGEEQAAAATVFALLCVQLGGGDEGEEGFKMLRPILSTILIDGGANVSARQSCARALGMCCYVSAAEEGEDLVKSMTHLESVFMSSYPNREGTLPTPKPGIPGLYSAALHAWALLVTLCPASRLSVLLDLHLPKLQACLESSDVNYRIAVGETIALLVELGRDIDGDFEVEESDSLCECLKGLATDGNKHRAKNDRRKQRSIFREVLHYIENEDFTEEKIRFGVEGVYIDSWMRRRIYDAFKEILESGVRHHLQFNPLLRDIFGLGAPLILDSAVKASKISRFEKHLFNSAAFKARTKLRNKVRDKRADVM; this is translated from the exons ATGCCACGGAGTAAAAAGGGGAAACGTGGCTCCAGTAAGCCGG gTGGTAAAAATGGGGTGAAAGGAGAGTCGGGTGCCAGTGATGACGACCTGGCATCTGATGTTCTCAGCCACTACAGCAGTGCCAGTGAGAGCGCCTCCGTCCTGGAGGAGGGCACAG GAGGGGAGCCGGTGGATGAGCAGACTGcccaggaggagacagaagacaAACTCAAACAGTGTATAGACAACCTGATGGATAAGAG tgctaAGACTCGCCTGGCAGCCCTCGAGTCGTTGCGACAGGCCTTCTCCTCCAGAGTGCTGTATGATTTCCTGATAGAGCGACGCCTCACCATCAGCGACTGCCTGGAGAGGAGTCTTAAAAAAg GTGGCGGGGAGGAGCAGGCGGCGGCAGCCACCGTCTTCGCCctgctgtgtgtgcagctggGGGGCGGAGACGAGGGCGAGGAGGGCTTCAAGATGCTCCGCCCCATCCTCAGCACCATCCTGATCGACGGCGGCGCCAACGTATCGGCGCGCCAGAGT TGTGCCAGAGCCCTGGGGATGTGCTGCTACGTCTCTGCTGctgaagagggagag gaCCTGGTCAAGTCGATGACCCACCTGGAGAGCGTCTTCATGTCTTCCTACCCCAACAGAGAGGGAACGCTGCCCACGCCCAAACCCGGCATCCCGGGCCTCTACAGCGCCGCCCTGCATGCCTGGGCGCTGCTGGTCACCCTCTGTCCCGCATCCAGACTCTCTGTGCTGCTGGACCT tcaCCTTCCCAAGCTGCAGGCCTGTCTGGAGAGCAGCGACGTCAACTACAGGATCGCAGTGGGAGAGACCATCGCCCTGCTGGTGGAGCTAGGACGTGATATAGAtggg gactttgaggtggaggagagtgacagtctgtgtgagtgtctgaAGGGTTTGGCCACAGATGGCAACAAACACCGAGCCAAAAACGACAGGAGAAAACAACGCTCCATCTTCAGAGAGGTGCTGCACTACATAGAG aATGAAGACTTTACGGAGGAGAAGATCAGGTTTGGAGTGGAGGGAGTTTACATCGACAgctggatgaggaggagaatcTACGACGCCTTCAAAGAGATCCtggagtcaggagtcagacACCATCTACAg TTCAACCCACTATTGAGAGACATCTTCGGCCTCGGCGCTCCCCTCATCCTGGACTCCGCTGTCAAAGCCAGCAAGATCTCACGCTTTGAGAAG CATCTGTTCAACTCGGCTGCCTTCAAGGCCAGGACTAAACTACGGAACAAAGTCAGGGACAAACGAGCCGACGTcatgtga